In bacterium, a genomic segment contains:
- a CDS encoding fibronectin type III domain-containing protein, which yields MNLLRAMLCLSVSSALFATPVKFWWTGDRSQDGQMTMFNPSAEDGDTGIPVNAADIDGDGRMDAILSAITGDGRNNNRSSCGELHVLFGVDTIRGLVDFQYYDGVYENLFTIWGRAARDYLGSMHCAADLDNDGIKDLVLGAAWSDTPGRVNGGEVYLIWGGPHLRGLFSDVASASDMATLETTIIKGAEADDKLGIWVAAGDVDNDGNNDILLGAPRANGIDNDAAHDQTGECYLLYGPFARNDTIDLANPGDQRMTVIFGIDPNDQMGNTLQIGNLNGDEYDDMVIGAGAQVVARLGDTDVDYPFETGGAGDGPDNDRPAAGEAYILFGAPDLPDTINLAAGMPANSTIIWGAHGIENAGEVGGDELGEEITLADINGDGIQDVMIGAFRADGRYNDIFWAGANFLFYGRHNWPAEVDLLYGLPDSTTAIYGGGIDWLLGDSTPLGDLNGDGFFDMMFGCVHDAGPYGIFKAGTVRIILGGPNLLPPVVDFADMPDSIHVTVIQGAEVSDLLAYWATTGDFNGDGYWDVIPNVMHGDGPNNERNNAGDFHIISGEWITNHPGQPRFLAADPDVDRVDLRWHDNQELGTDAHIIYRRNYPAGTFDSVGFAPFPQLSFTDLTVTSGQTYEYRIVAVNPEGYRSNPSYPVLAAVGLAVNPNGLPLIVNGCRWATYGQELISFYENEVLLGADVPFEFWDLFTTNNYPNNVTPIGFDIDSLDEEIFEHPIVLWMLNAFDPDNPNNHDGHKFRAFGPVLSQYMQGGGKLVVIGKEMGDWVEDQFEASYYHTVNWGFQVQVTATNELTPLYPGLGNIGREGTTNIPNLEPFSIDDSGCPLLLYTYNNSDYQWMGAMSRPSVPDWYNLCYLSTRPYRADQAELRAFMSFMLENLMDHYPKIESVTASAPTPGVIEVNWSESVAENEVSYMLYRRLASGGNVDTLAVLAAPATSYLDTVESPLSSYHYWVVSQHADGRESLPSDTATGFSPPFVDNGTMLIVNGLDWATYGQAVYDLYDQRVLQGNRAFRFWDLFATGTRPPGYTPVGTGLNGLVDQLWQAGTVIWVFNGFNGDETIFQTLQPNLESYLDLGGKLVLIGKELNLYLTPSMRARLGIESFGTSLDWAENDSLWAEHPSLATISKQTGVAMSLCPEFIPRDAPEVYPLYRMAGTDDSYYGVLSADSAGQPYDALYLSMRPYRANYPALAAAMDTLLTDFLGQTLDESVQSVTINNPPGTNNNVLRWSALPGVTGYRIVRRIGENTPPHAGTVIGTTTNTTFTDSTVQPAGVVVHYSIYPVW from the coding sequence ATGAATCTGCTGCGCGCAATGCTGTGTCTGTCTGTTTCTTCCGCACTCTTCGCCACACCTGTCAAATTCTGGTGGACGGGCGACCGCTCGCAGGACGGACAGATGACCATGTTCAATCCCTCTGCAGAAGACGGAGACACGGGAATTCCGGTTAATGCTGCCGATATCGACGGAGATGGTCGCATGGATGCCATTCTCTCTGCTATCACGGGCGATGGCCGCAACAACAACCGCTCCTCGTGCGGCGAATTGCATGTGCTCTTCGGTGTGGACACGATTCGCGGTCTCGTGGATTTTCAATATTACGACGGAGTGTACGAAAACCTCTTCACCATCTGGGGACGGGCTGCACGCGACTATCTTGGCTCCATGCATTGCGCCGCGGATTTGGATAACGACGGCATTAAAGACCTTGTACTCGGCGCGGCGTGGAGTGACACGCCCGGTCGTGTGAACGGCGGTGAAGTCTATTTGATTTGGGGCGGCCCGCATTTGCGCGGACTCTTCTCCGATGTCGCCTCCGCAAGCGACATGGCCACGCTGGAAACGACAATCATTAAAGGCGCTGAAGCGGACGACAAGCTCGGCATTTGGGTGGCGGCAGGTGACGTGGACAACGACGGCAACAACGATATCCTGCTCGGCGCCCCGCGCGCGAACGGAATTGACAACGATGCCGCGCATGACCAAACCGGCGAGTGCTATTTGCTGTACGGCCCCTTTGCCCGTAACGATACGATTGACCTTGCCAATCCCGGTGACCAGCGCATGACCGTCATCTTCGGAATCGACCCCAATGACCAGATGGGAAACACGCTGCAAATCGGCAATCTGAACGGTGACGAATATGACGACATGGTGATCGGCGCGGGCGCGCAAGTGGTGGCAAGACTCGGTGACACCGATGTGGATTATCCCTTCGAAACCGGAGGAGCCGGAGACGGACCTGACAACGACAGACCTGCCGCAGGCGAGGCCTACATTCTATTCGGAGCTCCCGATTTGCCCGATACCATCAATCTTGCTGCAGGTATGCCCGCGAACTCTACCATTATTTGGGGGGCGCATGGCATTGAAAACGCGGGTGAAGTCGGAGGCGATGAGCTCGGCGAGGAAATCACGCTTGCGGACATCAACGGCGACGGCATTCAGGATGTGATGATTGGAGCTTTTCGTGCGGACGGTCGCTACAACGATATTTTCTGGGCGGGCGCGAACTTTCTCTTTTACGGCCGCCACAATTGGCCTGCGGAAGTGGATTTGCTTTACGGCCTGCCCGACTCGACCACGGCAATTTACGGCGGCGGCATCGACTGGCTGCTCGGTGACTCGACTCCGCTCGGTGATTTGAACGGCGACGGTTTCTTCGACATGATGTTCGGCTGTGTTCACGATGCGGGACCCTACGGAATCTTCAAAGCAGGCACCGTGCGCATTATTCTGGGCGGACCGAATCTGCTTCCGCCTGTTGTTGATTTTGCCGACATGCCCGACTCCATTCATGTCACCGTTATTCAGGGAGCCGAAGTCTCTGACTTGCTTGCCTATTGGGCCACCACGGGCGACTTCAACGGCGACGGCTATTGGGATGTGATTCCCAACGTTATGCACGGTGACGGTCCCAACAACGAGCGCAACAACGCGGGCGATTTTCACATCATCAGCGGTGAGTGGATTACCAATCATCCCGGCCAGCCGCGATTTCTGGCCGCAGACCCTGACGTGGACAGAGTGGATTTGCGCTGGCACGACAATCAGGAGCTCGGCACCGATGCACATATCATCTACCGTCGAAACTATCCTGCAGGAACATTTGACTCCGTGGGATTCGCGCCCTTTCCGCAGTTAAGTTTCACCGACTTGACAGTAACTTCCGGTCAGACGTACGAATATAGAATCGTCGCCGTTAATCCGGAGGGATATCGCTCCAATCCATCCTATCCCGTGCTTGCCGCCGTCGGACTTGCGGTCAATCCGAACGGCCTGCCGCTGATTGTCAACGGCTGCCGCTGGGCAACGTATGGTCAAGAGCTCATCAGTTTCTATGAGAATGAAGTGCTGCTGGGAGCCGACGTGCCCTTTGAGTTTTGGGACCTGTTCACCACCAACAACTATCCCAACAACGTCACGCCGATTGGATTTGACATCGACAGCCTTGATGAGGAAATTTTCGAACATCCGATTGTGTTGTGGATGCTGAATGCTTTTGATCCCGACAACCCGAACAATCATGACGGTCACAAATTCCGCGCGTTCGGCCCCGTGCTCAGTCAATACATGCAGGGCGGCGGAAAGCTCGTTGTGATTGGAAAGGAAATGGGCGACTGGGTTGAAGACCAATTTGAAGCATCCTACTATCACACGGTCAACTGGGGCTTTCAGGTGCAGGTTACGGCGACCAACGAACTGACACCGCTCTATCCCGGTTTGGGAAACATCGGCCGTGAAGGGACAACCAACATTCCCAATCTTGAGCCATTTTCCATTGACGATTCCGGCTGTCCGCTGCTGCTTTACACCTACAACAATTCGGATTATCAATGGATGGGAGCGATGTCGCGGCCTTCCGTTCCCGATTGGTACAATCTCTGTTATCTCAGCACTCGTCCCTATCGTGCCGATCAGGCGGAGTTGCGTGCCTTCATGAGCTTCATGCTTGAGAATCTCATGGACCACTATCCGAAGATTGAAAGCGTAACGGCGTCCGCGCCGACGCCCGGCGTAATTGAAGTGAATTGGTCGGAGTCCGTCGCGGAGAACGAAGTTTCCTACATGCTGTATCGCCGCTTGGCTTCGGGAGGAAACGTGGATACGCTGGCTGTGCTGGCTGCGCCGGCCACGAGCTATCTGGACACGGTCGAGAGTCCGCTTTCGAGCTATCACTACTGGGTTGTCAGTCAGCATGCTGATGGCCGCGAGTCCCTTCCCTCCGATACAGCGACGGGTTTCTCTCCGCCGTTTGTGGACAACGGCACGATGCTCATTGTCAACGGTCTCGATTGGGCAACCTACGGCCAAGCCGTGTATGACTTATATGACCAGCGCGTACTGCAGGGAAATCGCGCCTTTCGCTTCTGGGATTTATTCGCGACAGGAACACGTCCTCCCGGTTACACACCCGTCGGCACGGGACTAAACGGACTCGTTGACCAGCTCTGGCAGGCGGGTACCGTCATCTGGGTTTTCAACGGATTTAACGGCGACGAGACCATCTTTCAAACGCTGCAGCCCAATCTTGAATCCTATCTCGACCTCGGCGGAAAGCTTGTGCTGATTGGCAAAGAGTTGAATCTCTACTTGACTCCTTCCATGCGCGCGCGTTTGGGCATCGAGAGCTTCGGCACTTCCCTTGATTGGGCGGAGAATGATTCGTTGTGGGCGGAGCATCCCTCACTGGCAACCATTAGCAAACAAACCGGTGTCGCGATGTCGCTCTGTCCTGAATTTATTCCTCGCGACGCTCCCGAAGTTTATCCGCTCTATCGTATGGCCGGAACGGATGATTCTTACTACGGAGTCTTGAGTGCTGACAGTGCAGGTCAGCCCTATGACGCGCTCTACCTTTCGATGCGTCCCTATCGTGCAAACTATCCGGCTCTCGCCGCTGCGATGGACACCCTGCTGACGGATTTCCTCGGACAAACGCTCGATGAGTCCGTGCAAAGTGTGACCATTAACAATCCGCCCGGAACGAACAACAATGTCCTGCGCTGGAGCGCTTTGCCGGGTGTGACAGGCTACCGAATCGTTCGTCGGATTGGCGAAAATACTCCGCCCCATGCCGGGACGGTTATCGGCACAACAACCAACACGACTTTCACGGATTCTACAGTCCAACCCGCAGGCGTCGTCGTCCACTACTCAATCTACCCGGTCTGGTGA
- a CDS encoding S9 family peptidase, whose product MAKFQEADLNFTENQEFTMRFLTQILFVLASLCCSIAFGATKRDITVEDYFTQAYINGSAISPDGKWVAYVEMRWEPPQEERNHDLWVVEVTTKRAERLTFDGATESSPQWSADGKWIYFTADYELGDNAEVPYDGSTQIWRISPAGGEPVPVTRIKDGISSFKLSDDTRAVYYLTAKDEYEEDEWKSLRKEHDGVTYGHGKFSKKTLHRLDLATWRTEKVYDEPKHIVDYAVSDDEKSVALVTVKTEQLIHNEGQSNIELLNRETGVTAVLEDNLWREQASSPYGWLEGPAWSDDGKKLVFRCTWDGYPSELYVAHLGNDTVITKLTRPNEIEVSEGTLRWQGNSLIVPHDDHARVRLMRIDNITRTGQGAHKILTLGDVVVDSYSFSKDGKTLAVERDTPQSPGEIYVGSSAGTNFKAITDINPQMAEWKLPQMEIFTWIAPDGTPVEGILELPPDYVKGSGPLPTFVSLHGGPTDSDKYRFEYWIYGRILWPAMGWACFCPNYRGSTGFGDKFMTDLIGRENDIDVKDILSGVDALIAAGIADSSKLAVGGWSNGGFLTNAVISQTTRFKAASSGAGVMDMMTQWGVEDTPGHVINYMKGLPWENQKEYLESSPSWYMDKIKTPTLIHVGEGDERVPAAHAKMLHRGLKEYLNVPTELVVYPKQGHGLTKYTFRKAKLAWDIAWVKKYVLGDPGPMPAQPAQ is encoded by the coding sequence ATGGCTAAATTTCAGGAGGCAGATTTGAATTTTACCGAAAATCAGGAGTTTACGATGCGTTTTCTGACGCAAATATTGTTCGTGCTGGCAAGTCTGTGCTGCAGCATTGCCTTTGGCGCAACGAAGCGGGACATCACGGTTGAGGATTATTTCACTCAGGCTTACATCAATGGGTCGGCCATTTCTCCGGACGGGAAGTGGGTCGCCTATGTCGAAATGCGCTGGGAGCCACCGCAGGAGGAGCGCAATCATGATTTGTGGGTAGTGGAGGTCACCACAAAGCGAGCGGAGCGACTGACGTTTGATGGTGCCACGGAGAGCAGTCCCCAGTGGAGCGCGGATGGAAAGTGGATCTACTTCACGGCCGATTACGAGCTCGGAGATAATGCCGAAGTACCCTACGACGGCTCGACACAAATTTGGCGGATATCCCCGGCGGGCGGAGAGCCGGTTCCCGTCACGCGCATCAAAGACGGCATCAGCTCCTTCAAACTCTCGGATGACACCCGCGCCGTTTACTACCTCACGGCGAAAGACGAGTATGAGGAGGACGAATGGAAGAGTCTGCGCAAAGAGCATGACGGCGTGACGTACGGTCACGGGAAGTTCAGCAAGAAGACGCTGCACCGTCTCGACTTGGCGACATGGCGGACGGAGAAAGTGTACGACGAGCCGAAGCACATTGTGGACTATGCCGTTTCCGATGACGAAAAAAGCGTTGCGCTGGTGACGGTCAAGACGGAGCAGTTGATACACAACGAAGGTCAGAGTAACATCGAGCTGCTGAACCGCGAAACGGGCGTGACCGCGGTGCTGGAAGACAATCTATGGCGCGAACAGGCAAGCTCACCCTACGGCTGGCTCGAAGGGCCGGCGTGGTCGGATGACGGCAAGAAACTCGTCTTTCGCTGTACGTGGGACGGTTATCCGTCGGAGCTTTATGTGGCTCATCTTGGCAATGACACGGTCATCACAAAACTCACGCGACCGAATGAAATCGAAGTTTCGGAGGGAACGCTGCGCTGGCAAGGCAACAGCCTCATTGTTCCTCACGATGACCATGCGCGCGTGCGGCTGATGAGAATAGACAATATCACTCGCACCGGTCAAGGCGCGCACAAGATTTTGACACTGGGAGACGTTGTTGTTGACAGTTACAGCTTCAGCAAAGACGGCAAGACGCTCGCGGTCGAACGGGACACACCGCAGTCACCGGGCGAGATTTACGTCGGTTCGAGCGCGGGAACGAACTTCAAGGCGATAACCGACATCAATCCGCAGATGGCCGAGTGGAAATTACCGCAGATGGAGATATTCACGTGGATTGCTCCCGACGGAACACCGGTTGAGGGAATTCTCGAATTGCCGCCGGATTATGTGAAGGGTTCCGGACCGCTGCCTACATTTGTAAGTTTGCACGGAGGGCCGACGGATTCAGACAAGTACCGCTTCGAGTATTGGATTTACGGGCGCATTCTTTGGCCGGCAATGGGCTGGGCCTGTTTCTGTCCGAACTACCGCGGCTCGACGGGATTTGGAGATAAGTTCATGACGGATTTGATTGGGCGCGAAAATGATATTGATGTGAAGGACATTCTCTCCGGCGTGGATGCCCTGATTGCGGCGGGCATAGCCGATTCGAGCAAGCTTGCCGTCGGCGGCTGGAGCAACGGCGGGTTTCTGACCAATGCGGTGATATCGCAGACGACTCGCTTCAAGGCCGCATCGAGCGGAGCCGGAGTAATGGACATGATGACGCAATGGGGAGTCGAGGACACGCCCGGACATGTGATAAACTACATGAAGGGGCTGCCGTGGGAGAATCAGAAGGAATATCTTGAATCATCGCCGTCGTGGTATATGGACAAGATAAAGACTCCGACTTTGATTCATGTCGGTGAAGGTGATGAGCGTGTGCCTGCCGCGCATGCGAAAATGCTGCACCGCGGATTGAAGGAGTATCTGAACGTGCCGACAGAATTAGTGGTCTATCCCAAGCAAGGTCACGGATTGACGAAATATACCTTCCGTAAAGCGAAGCTTGCATGGGATATCGCGTGGGTAAAGAAGTATGTATTGGGCGATCCCGGCCCGATGCCCGCGCAGCCCGCGCAATAG
- a CDS encoding T9SS type A sorting domain-containing protein has translation MTIALGRAVTEAESSGGGIYLRNRTAEISHCIFKSNAALKGGAIYADSSIVRIRRTYFEGNSAASRGATFYVKRSEMSLDSCDIGPSAEILPIDAYLGEFHLDAGNVSLCNSLIHDIGQTAPGSRNIFWCFESFSSRQVRLKGCTIENCNLRTLAEGASNVSIFDLRMDSCLVRNNVIWWGFFLPWMNPRMQFASVTRNWFENNSYQPGTGGNGLLFFDQDNRNFLCEENYFLRNNLYSYACLGLRTLSNALLGRAQRNYFVENTSDGYPFDAGITVMLDRVQDSVFEYNALIENEGYGVFSLDWFSPTSYALHNFWGDSTGPYEVTRNPGGLGDTTNAATIYDEWLLSEDEIPDTSLFPPPNAADDRRWTVPSTWFISSIYPNPFNSGFRIELDGMTGADFEVRLYDLLGREVALLHSGRTLRGALSFSAPANLAAGIYFISAHDRFYSETRKVLYLK, from the coding sequence TTGACCATTGCATTGGGCCGCGCGGTAACAGAAGCTGAAAGTTCCGGCGGAGGCATCTATCTTCGTAATCGAACTGCGGAAATCAGTCACTGCATTTTCAAGTCAAACGCCGCTTTGAAAGGGGGTGCTATTTATGCCGACTCATCAATTGTCCGGATACGCAGGACCTACTTTGAAGGCAACTCAGCTGCCAGCCGTGGCGCAACATTCTATGTCAAGCGAAGCGAAATGTCACTTGATTCATGTGACATTGGGCCAAGCGCCGAGATTCTCCCAATCGACGCCTATCTCGGAGAATTTCATCTTGACGCAGGAAATGTATCCCTTTGCAACTCGCTCATTCATGACATTGGCCAGACAGCACCGGGATCAAGAAACATTTTCTGGTGTTTTGAGAGCTTTTCATCGCGTCAGGTAAGGTTGAAAGGGTGTACAATTGAGAACTGCAACCTTCGAACTTTGGCCGAAGGAGCAAGTAATGTCAGTATTTTTGATCTGCGAATGGATTCGTGTCTGGTACGGAACAATGTGATCTGGTGGGGATTCTTCTTGCCATGGATGAATCCTCGAATGCAGTTTGCATCGGTAACTCGAAACTGGTTTGAGAATAACTCTTACCAGCCCGGAACAGGTGGAAACGGCCTGCTCTTTTTTGATCAAGACAACCGCAATTTCCTGTGCGAAGAGAACTATTTTCTGAGGAACAACTTGTACTCGTACGCCTGCTTGGGTCTGCGTACTCTGAGCAACGCGTTGCTGGGTAGAGCCCAGAGGAACTACTTTGTCGAAAATACAAGTGATGGATATCCTTTTGATGCGGGAATTACAGTAATGCTTGATCGGGTCCAGGACAGTGTGTTTGAATACAATGCACTTATTGAAAATGAAGGCTACGGTGTCTTCAGCCTTGATTGGTTTTCCCCCACCTCCTACGCCCTTCATAACTTCTGGGGTGATTCTACCGGCCCATACGAAGTAACACGCAACCCCGGCGGATTGGGTGACACAACGAATGCCGCGACGATCTATGACGAATGGCTGTTAAGCGAAGATGAAATTCCCGATACAAGTTTGTTTCCCCCGCCGAATGCTGCTGATGATCGTCGTTGGACCGTCCCAAGTACATGGTTCATCTCAAGCATCTATCCCAATCCTTTCAACAGCGGGTTTAGAATTGAATTGGACGGCATGACCGGAGCTGATTTTGAAGTTCGGTTGTATGATCTTTTGGGCCGCGAAGTTGCCCTTTTGCACTCGGGCAGAACCCTGCGCGGGGCGCTCAGTTTCTCTGCTCCCGCCAACCTCGCCGCCGGAATCTACTTCATCTCGGCCCACGACCGTTTCTATTCCGAAACCAGGAAGGTCCTGTACCTGAAATAA
- a CDS encoding DUF2141 domain-containing protein, whose amino-acid sequence MKTLLLSLLLVSFAYAQSGTKLTVKISGLESDKGQFIVSVWPGEQAWKDKQPIGRFPVQIVNGGAEFVRENLAEGDYAVTVYHDKNSNGKMDRHWYGPPKEKGAASNGARAQTFGPPKWEDMKFPLSGTEQTIEIKFD is encoded by the coding sequence ATGAAGACATTGCTTTTATCCCTGCTGCTGGTCTCCTTTGCCTATGCCCAGTCGGGCACCAAACTCACCGTGAAGATCAGCGGCTTAGAGTCTGACAAGGGGCAGTTCATCGTCTCGGTTTGGCCGGGAGAACAGGCGTGGAAGGACAAGCAGCCCATCGGCAGGTTTCCGGTGCAAATTGTCAACGGCGGGGCGGAGTTTGTGCGCGAAAATCTGGCCGAGGGTGACTATGCCGTGACCGTCTACCATGACAAGAACTCGAACGGCAAGATGGACCGCCACTGGTACGGCCCGCCGAAAGAAAAAGGCGCGGCCTCCAACGGCGCGAGAGCGCAAACGTTCGGGCCGCCGAAGTGGGAAGACATGAAGTTCCCGTTGTCGGGTACGGAGCAGACCATCGAGATTAAATTCGATTAA
- a CDS encoding DUF1499 domain-containing protein: protein MSPVPTKLGVFFGYFKPCPDTPNCVSSQATRAGQKIDPISFAGVDRAIAYQVLSEVIAEMPRAEVLVSRIDYIHVEFRSFVFGFLDDTEFALNDTAGRIEVRSASRLGKGDGGTNRKRVEEIRTKFNAKINDLLKR, encoded by the coding sequence ATGTCGCCCGTGCCGACCAAACTTGGCGTGTTTTTCGGGTATTTCAAGCCTTGCCCGGACACTCCGAATTGTGTTTCCTCGCAGGCGACTCGTGCCGGGCAGAAAATTGACCCAATATCCTTTGCAGGTGTGGACAGAGCCATTGCCTATCAGGTGCTGAGCGAAGTCATAGCCGAAATGCCGCGTGCGGAAGTGCTCGTCAGCCGGATAGATTACATCCACGTGGAGTTCCGGTCGTTCGTTTTCGGGTTTCTGGATGACACCGAGTTCGCCTTGAATGATACTGCCGGACGCATCGAAGTGCGTTCCGCGTCACGGCTGGGAAAAGGGGACGGCGGCACAAACCGCAAACGTGTCGAAGAGATTCGCACCAAGTTCAATGCCAAAATCAACGATTTATTGAAACGATAA
- a CDS encoding ABC transporter ATP-binding protein has translation MSILSTIKLSKSYTLGKVSVPVLHDVNLAIGAGEQVALVGPSGVGKSTLLHLLGALDRATSGEIVCDGQHYSKLSSDELAQLRSRNIGFVFQSHHLLPEFTALENVLMPAQLSRLADSNSESRAKHLLERVGLVHRLAHRPGELSGGECQRVAVARALINSPAVVIADEPTGNLDGEAAKSVQELLLSLAREHSTTLVIATHNLELAHSMQRILRVHDGTVNEHSSR, from the coding sequence ATGAGCATTCTCTCCACCATTAAACTCTCAAAGTCCTACACGCTCGGCAAGGTCAGCGTGCCGGTGCTGCATGATGTGAATCTTGCCATCGGCGCAGGAGAACAGGTCGCGCTGGTCGGGCCCTCCGGTGTGGGGAAAAGCACACTCCTGCATCTGCTCGGAGCATTGGACAGAGCCACGTCCGGTGAAATCGTGTGCGACGGTCAGCACTATTCCAAACTCTCCAGCGATGAATTGGCTCAGCTGCGCAGCCGCAACATCGGCTTTGTTTTTCAGTCGCATCATCTCTTGCCTGAGTTTACCGCGCTTGAAAACGTGCTGATGCCTGCGCAGCTATCGAGGCTTGCCGACTCAAACTCGGAGAGTCGCGCGAAGCATCTGCTTGAACGGGTCGGTTTGGTGCACCGTCTTGCGCATCGTCCCGGTGAACTTTCGGGCGGAGAGTGTCAGCGAGTGGCCGTTGCCCGCGCATTGATTAACTCCCCCGCCGTCGTTATCGCCGATGAACCGACCGGTAATCTCGATGGTGAGGCCGCCAAGTCCGTGCAAGAGCTCCTGCTGTCCCTTGCGCGTGAGCACAGCACGACCCTCGTCATTGCCACGCACAACTTGGAACTGGCGCACTCGATGCAAAGGATATTGAGAGTGCATGACGGAACGGTCAATGAGCACTCAAGCCGTTGA
- a CDS encoding class I SAM-dependent methyltransferase, with amino-acid sequence MGLWRERLWPSLCHKAMQAERHERYRASSVVRAKGSVLEIGFGSGLNLAHYPSAVTQVTGIEPNPGLRRVAVRVMHEYSFPVTLLDMDAQRMSFDENEFDTVVSTWTLCSIRNLDAALAEVRRVLKPNGEFIFFEHGLAPDPELQKWQRRLSKVTKHVFDGCTVDKHIAERVSQAGLEIVELRNFFADGMPRTEGYIYAGAARKLA; translated from the coding sequence ATGGGACTGTGGCGGGAGAGACTGTGGCCGTCATTGTGCCACAAGGCCATGCAGGCCGAGCGGCATGAACGGTATCGAGCATCATCGGTTGTTCGTGCGAAGGGCAGTGTTCTCGAAATCGGTTTCGGTTCCGGACTGAACCTTGCCCACTATCCCTCTGCAGTGACACAGGTCACCGGCATCGAACCCAATCCGGGACTGAGAAGAGTTGCCGTAAGGGTCATGCATGAGTATTCCTTTCCCGTGACGCTGCTCGACATGGACGCGCAGCGCATGAGCTTCGACGAGAACGAATTTGACACCGTCGTTTCGACGTGGACGCTTTGCAGCATCCGCAATCTCGATGCTGCGCTCGCTGAAGTCAGGCGCGTCCTCAAACCGAACGGCGAGTTCATTTTCTTCGAGCACGGGCTCGCTCCCGACCCTGAATTGCAAAAGTGGCAGAGACGGTTAAGCAAAGTGACCAAACATGTCTTTGACGGCTGCACCGTGGACAAACATATTGCCGAGCGCGTTTCGCAGGCGGGACTGGAAATCGTTGAACTGCGCAACTTCTTCGCCGACGGTATGCCGCGCACCGAAGGCTACATCTATGCCGGTGCCGCGCGAAAACTTGCATGA